From a region of the Triticum aestivum cultivar Chinese Spring chromosome 7D, IWGSC CS RefSeq v2.1, whole genome shotgun sequence genome:
- the LOC123163894 gene encoding uncharacterized protein isoform X1 encodes MMVVATTSPDGLEALQVREVEDLSAPGEGKLLVGVAAAGVNRGDTVQRQGRYSPPVGASPYPRLECSGTIVALGANTPRAGPSVPGAKRAPMVNLLMAAAALNLTFFAYAVAFAGVRAAYRRRVCREGCGSGRATTTDDRGGSLTNSRQLA; translated from the coding sequence ATGATGGTGGTGGCAACTACGAGCCCCGACGGGCTAGAGGCGCTGCAGGTGCGCGAGGTCGAGGATCTCTCGGCGCCGGGGGAGGGCAAGCTGCTTGTCggggtggccgctgccggcgtcaatCGCGGCGACACGGTCCAGCGGCAGGGCCGGTACTCGCCGCCGGTCGGCGCCTCCCCCTACCCGAGGCTTGAGTGCTCCGGCACCATCGTCGCGCTCGGGGCCAACACCCCCCGCGCTGGGCCGTCGGTACCAGGTGCCAAGCGTGCCCCCATGGTGAATTTGCTGATGGCCGCAGCTGCTCTGAACCTCACTTTTTTTGCATATGCTGTTGCATTTGCAGGTGTACGCGCTGCTTACCGGCGGCGGGTATGCAGAGAAGGTTGTGGTTCTGGCAGGGCAACTACTACCGACGACAGAGGAGGGTCGCTGACTAATAGCCGCCAGCTTGCCTGA
- the LOC123163894 gene encoding quinone oxidoreductase PIG3-like isoform X2, whose translation MMVVATTSPDGLEALQVREVEDLSAPGEGKLLVGVAAAGVNRGDTVQRQGRYSPPVGASPYPRLECSGTIVALGANTPRAGPSVPGVRAAYRRRVCREGCGSGRATTTDDRGGSLTNSRQLA comes from the exons ATGATGGTGGTGGCAACTACGAGCCCCGACGGGCTAGAGGCGCTGCAGGTGCGCGAGGTCGAGGATCTCTCGGCGCCGGGGGAGGGCAAGCTGCTTGTCggggtggccgctgccggcgtcaatCGCGGCGACACGGTCCAGCGGCAGGGCCGGTACTCGCCGCCGGTCGGCGCCTCCCCCTACCCGAGGCTTGAGTGCTCCGGCACCATCGTCGCGCTCGGGGCCAACACCCCCCGCGCTGGGCCGTCGGTACCAG GTGTACGCGCTGCTTACCGGCGGCGGGTATGCAGAGAAGGTTGTGGTTCTGGCAGGGCAACTACTACCGACGACAGAGGAGGGTCGCTGACTAATAGCCGCCAGCTTGCCTGA
- the LOC123169437 gene encoding uncharacterized protein: MCAFMCCVRQTMKEIRESYEEEEEGRCGEEAAPIIGIMSLVVLGGVRRAGGVPVVTAFAGGCAKLRAVCRSMDVRGAAAVMADAEVARGESAASAADMEASAAVLGESAVMQCDAVRATSNGERGGEEVVEDLRDGAEAAVARRDDRGGAVVRRMEMWRVGGGRCGAVRRHEAASEKARV; encoded by the coding sequence ATGTGTGCGTTCATGTGTTGTGTGAGACAAACCATGAAAGAGATAAGAGAGAgttatgaggaagaagaagaagggcgctgcggtgaggaggcggcgccaaTAATTGGTATCATGAGCTTGGTTGTCTTGGGCGGGGTTCGCCGTGCCGGAGGCGTGCCGGTGGTGACGGCGTTCGCCGGCGGCTGCGCGAAGCTCCGGGCCGTGTGTCGGTCTATGGACGTGCGCGGCGCTGCGGCTGTCATGGCGGACGCGGAGGTGGCGCGCGGTGAGTccgcagcgagtgcggcggacatGGAGGCATCGGCTGCGGTGCTCGGCGAGTCCGCGGTGATGCAGTGTGATGCCGTGCGCGCGACGAGCAATGGCGAACGCGGAGGCGAGGAGGTCGTGGAGGACCTGCGTGATGGCGCAGAGGCCGCGGTGGCTCGGCGCGACGACCGTGGAGGCGCAGTGGTGCGTCGCATGGAGATGTGGCGCGTCGGCGGAGGCCGTTGTGGCGCGGTGCGACGCCATGAAGCGGCGTCCGAGAAGGCTCGCGTCTGA